A genomic segment from Nicotiana tabacum cultivar K326 chromosome 7, ASM71507v2, whole genome shotgun sequence encodes:
- the LOC107774854 gene encoding LOW QUALITY PROTEIN: uncharacterized protein LOC107774854 (The sequence of the model RefSeq protein was modified relative to this genomic sequence to represent the inferred CDS: inserted 2 bases in 1 codon; deleted 1 base in 1 codon) has translation MAKEKKKKLEHQNPSPSKPADEEAEQEGKNDTQYSQHQEIDKVKSDKKKKKKEKQLAVTIETIAENLNKTSPIVGYFSSGYDPLRNNNSSAQLYRNVKRNNRLQLXSGAQVDFVGTNYSGEATSAQLCTYSLGVLDKETQTLKIVPIAANRIIRLEPRVRGSDVPENEDPDTVKQELTAEERDDKMRELTQMYSSKKSIRQARKLDSLRQQEDTGNQEEFDRNIAGAINNEALEVAVTTDNARNIPPHDLATTVPHLAYPLNRIILEGEWDYLLDVLKLTEAGAEMKPDLYPSFVCNRSYKLEHIQNEEEKRRLAGILSYITHLVKFKDKHSMDGVSSAKHHKIPGMLFQKFSSMFGVPDSKRLPDENKALLINYVLVLTLFVDDFRSDLSDIAKDLRMNIGTLRPHYEYLGCKLVREKHVLLATLPVPLKFQTVRRKRRR, from the exons ATggctaaagaaaagaagaagaagctagAGCACCAAAACCCTAGCCCTAGCAAACCCGCCGATGAAGAAGCAGAACAAGAAGGCAAAAATGATACACAATACTCCCAACATCAAGAAATTGACAAAGTAAAATccgataagaagaagaaaaagaaagagaagcaGCTTGCCGTGACAATTGAAACCATCGCTGAAAACCTTAATAAGACATCTCCGATTGTTGGTTACTTCTCTTCAGGTTATGACCCGTTAAGGAACAACAACAGCAGCGCTCAGTTATATAGGAATGTGAAAAGGAACAACCGGTTACAGCT GAGCGGGGCGCAGGTGGATTTCGTAGGGACTAATTATTCCGGTGAGGCAACATCCGCTCAGTTATGCACTTACTCGCTTGGGGTGCTGGATAAGGAAACCCAAACTCTCAAGATTGTACCTATTGCTGCTAACAGG ATAATTAGGTTGGAACCTAGAGTTAGAGGGTCAGATGTACCGGAAAATGAAGATCCAGATACGGTCAAGCAAGAACTCACTGCAGAAGAGAGGGAC GATAAAATGAGAGAATTAACTCAAATGTACTCATCAAAGAAATCTATAAGACAG GCTAGGAAGCTTGATTCCCTACGTCAACAAGAAGATACTGGAAATCAAGAGGAATTTGACAGGAATATAGCTGGGGCAATAAACAATGAGGCTCTTGAAGTAGCTGTTACCACAGATAATGCTCGAAATATACCACCACATGATCTGGCAACCACTGTGCCGCACTTGGCATATCCACTGAACAGGATTATTCTCGAAGGAGAGTGGGACTATCTTTTGGATGTTTTGAAGCTCACAGAAGCTGGAGCAGAAATGAAACCTGATCTTTATCCAAGCTTTGTTTGCAACAGATCCTACAAATTGGAACATATACAG AATGAAGAGGAGAAGAGAAGGCTGGCAGGCATATTATCATACATTACGCATCTTGTTAAGTTCAAGGATAAACATTCTATGGATGGTGTATCATCTGCAAAGCATCACAAGATTCCTGGCATGTTGTTCCAGAAGTTCTCTTCGATGTTTGGTGTTCCTGATTCAAAAAGGCTTCCGGATGAAAACAAAGCTCTTCTTATCAACTATGTGTTGGTGCTTACTCTCTTCGTTGATGATTTTCGTAGCGATTTATCTGATATAGCCAAAGATTTGAGAATGAATATTGGAACATTGCGGCCTCACTATGAGTACTTAGGTTGCAAGCTTGTTCGTGAGAAACATGTATTATTGGCTACACTTCCCGTTCCACTGAAATTTCAAACTGTGAGGAGGAAGCGAAGAAGGTAG
- the LOC142162433 gene encoding uncharacterized protein LOC142162433, with protein MGAWRSSGDTSYMWTTTTNCIKEAAREVLGVLKGYSGGHKGDGRWNEEVQGKVEAKKAAYMELVGCTDEEEQRTCREQYKLVRKEAKLTITTAKTPAFEQLYEDLGGKRGDRKLYKLANIRERKARDLDQVRCIKDEYNRVLVEEAVLSVDGKSTSIDS; from the coding sequence ATGGGGGcctggaggagtagtggggacaCAAGTTATATGTGGACCACGACAACGAACTGCATTAAGGAAGCTGCTAGAGAGGTGTTAGGCGTATTGAAGGGTTATTCGGGAGGCCACAAAGGGGACGGGCGGTGGAATGAGGAGGTCCAAGGAAAAGTGGAAGCTAAGAAAGCAGCATATATGGAGCTAGTGGGGTGCACTGATGAGGAAGAGCAGAGGACGTGTAGAGAGCAGTATAAGTTGGTAAGGAAAGAGGCAAAATTGACAATCACGACGGCTAAGACTCCAGCTTTTGAGCAATTATATGAGGATCTTGGGGGCAAAAGAGGCGACAgaaagttgtacaagttagctaATATTAgggagaggaaggctcgggaccTGGATCAAGTGCGGTGCATTAAAGACGAATACAATAGAGTTCTGGTGGAAGAGGCGGTATTAAGCGTAGATGGCAAGAGTACTTCCATAGACTCCTGA